A region of Etheostoma cragini isolate CJK2018 chromosome 24, CSU_Ecrag_1.0, whole genome shotgun sequence DNA encodes the following proteins:
- the LOC117939653 gene encoding protein boule-like isoform X4: MNVAMEAENQNGFTSSCPSENSSSSSTLDVLPAENHDESLTHHTPRHGTVIPNRIFVGGIDYRVNENDLRHVFSQHGAVKEVKIVIDRSGMSKGYGFVTFETQDDAMKVLHNANGICFNDKKLSIGQAVRKQQGPGQTKSVFVTMPDSAIPVPMSCGALHLTTSAGYPYTYHNGVAYFHCPNMSSPAHHWPQPAPPVTLPQSLPPVYQPPAYHHHQCAPNQCHWNVVQSPMPSSPVMFPQQSEYVYQPADGAPFQPPLPAMEDTTPEFVEPTTVQQVYPFYPQRTEGLTPIFLQHNPGKVKKRIRCFRTRGSI, translated from the exons GCAGAAAACCACGACGAGAGCCTGACCCACCACACCCCTCGCCACGGCACGGTTATCCCCAACCGGATTTTTGTCGGGGGAATTGACTACAGG GTCAATGAGAACGACCTGCGACATGTCTTCTCTCAACATGGTGCCGTCAAAGAGGTGAAGATTGTGATAGATCGCTCAGGAATGTCGAAGGG ATATGGCTTTGTTACATTTGAGACTCAAGATGATGCAATGAAAGTCCTTCATAAT GCTAATGGCATCTGTTTTAACGATAAGAAGCTGAGCATTGGTCAGGCTGTCCGCAAGCAGCAAGGTCCAGGACAAA CTAAGAGTGTTTTTGTGACCATGCCTGACTCTGCCATACCTGTGCCGATGTCCTGTGGGGCCCTGCACCTGACCACGTCTGCAGGCTATCCCTACACCTACCACAACGGAGTGGCCTACTTCCACTGCCCCAACATGAGCTCTCCTGCCCACCACTGGCCT cAACCTGCTCCTCCAGTGACGCTTCCTCAGTCCCTTCCGCCGGTCTACCAGCCACCAGCCTATCACCACCACCAG TGTGCCCCAAACCAGTGTCATTGGAATGTGGTCCAG tCGCCGATGCCCTCCAGTCCAGTCATGTTCCCCCAGCAGTCAGAATATGTGTACCAGCCTGCTGATGGAGCCCCTTTCCAGCCTCCTCTGCCTGCCATGGAGGACACCACACCAGAG TTTGTAGAGCCAACGACAGTGCAGCAGGTTTACCCATTTTATCCTCAGAGAACTGAAGGATTGACGCCGATTTTTCTGCAACATAACCCTGGAAAGGTAAAGAAAAG AATCCGATGTTTCCGCACTCGCGGGTCCATTTGA
- the LOC117939653 gene encoding protein boule-like isoform X1, with translation MNVAMEAENQNGFTSSCPSENSSSSSTLDVLPAENHDESLTHHTPRHGTVIPNRIFVGGIDYRVNENDLRHVFSQHGAVKEVKIVIDRSGMSKGYGFVTFETQDDAMKVLHNANGICFNDKKLSIGQAVRKQQGPGQTKSVFVTMPDSAIPVPMSCGALHLTTSAGYPYTYHNGVAYFHCPNMSSPAHHWPQPAPPVTLPQSLPPVYQPPAYHHHQCAPNQCHWNVVQSPMPSSPVMFPQQSEYVYQPADGAPFQPPLPAMEDTTPEFVEPTTVQQVYPFYPQRTEGLTPIFLQHNPGKNPMFPHSRVHLKPKYRRYIHHKEYHYLPEATAPPDASHVG, from the exons GCAGAAAACCACGACGAGAGCCTGACCCACCACACCCCTCGCCACGGCACGGTTATCCCCAACCGGATTTTTGTCGGGGGAATTGACTACAGG GTCAATGAGAACGACCTGCGACATGTCTTCTCTCAACATGGTGCCGTCAAAGAGGTGAAGATTGTGATAGATCGCTCAGGAATGTCGAAGGG ATATGGCTTTGTTACATTTGAGACTCAAGATGATGCAATGAAAGTCCTTCATAAT GCTAATGGCATCTGTTTTAACGATAAGAAGCTGAGCATTGGTCAGGCTGTCCGCAAGCAGCAAGGTCCAGGACAAA CTAAGAGTGTTTTTGTGACCATGCCTGACTCTGCCATACCTGTGCCGATGTCCTGTGGGGCCCTGCACCTGACCACGTCTGCAGGCTATCCCTACACCTACCACAACGGAGTGGCCTACTTCCACTGCCCCAACATGAGCTCTCCTGCCCACCACTGGCCT cAACCTGCTCCTCCAGTGACGCTTCCTCAGTCCCTTCCGCCGGTCTACCAGCCACCAGCCTATCACCACCACCAG TGTGCCCCAAACCAGTGTCATTGGAATGTGGTCCAG tCGCCGATGCCCTCCAGTCCAGTCATGTTCCCCCAGCAGTCAGAATATGTGTACCAGCCTGCTGATGGAGCCCCTTTCCAGCCTCCTCTGCCTGCCATGGAGGACACCACACCAGAG TTTGTAGAGCCAACGACAGTGCAGCAGGTTTACCCATTTTATCCTCAGAGAACTGAAGGATTGACGCCGATTTTTCTGCAACATAACCCTGGAAAG AATCCGATGTTTCCGCACTCGCGGGTCCATTTGAAGCCAAAGTATCGCCGCTACATCCATCACAAGGAGTACCACTACCTGCCAGAAGCCACCGCGCCTCCAGACGCCTCTCATGTAGGCTAA
- the LOC117939653 gene encoding protein boule-like isoform X2, which translates to MWLWKRRTKTGCPSENSSSSSTLDVLPAENHDESLTHHTPRHGTVIPNRIFVGGIDYRVNENDLRHVFSQHGAVKEVKIVIDRSGMSKGYGFVTFETQDDAMKVLHNANGICFNDKKLSIGQAVRKQQGPGQTKSVFVTMPDSAIPVPMSCGALHLTTSAGYPYTYHNGVAYFHCPNMSSPAHHWPQPAPPVTLPQSLPPVYQPPAYHHHQCAPNQCHWNVVQSPMPSSPVMFPQQSEYVYQPADGAPFQPPLPAMEDTTPEFVEPTTVQQVYPFYPQRTEGLTPIFLQHNPGKNPMFPHSRVHLKPKYRRYIHHKEYHYLPEATAPPDASHVG; encoded by the exons GCAGAAAACCACGACGAGAGCCTGACCCACCACACCCCTCGCCACGGCACGGTTATCCCCAACCGGATTTTTGTCGGGGGAATTGACTACAGG GTCAATGAGAACGACCTGCGACATGTCTTCTCTCAACATGGTGCCGTCAAAGAGGTGAAGATTGTGATAGATCGCTCAGGAATGTCGAAGGG ATATGGCTTTGTTACATTTGAGACTCAAGATGATGCAATGAAAGTCCTTCATAAT GCTAATGGCATCTGTTTTAACGATAAGAAGCTGAGCATTGGTCAGGCTGTCCGCAAGCAGCAAGGTCCAGGACAAA CTAAGAGTGTTTTTGTGACCATGCCTGACTCTGCCATACCTGTGCCGATGTCCTGTGGGGCCCTGCACCTGACCACGTCTGCAGGCTATCCCTACACCTACCACAACGGAGTGGCCTACTTCCACTGCCCCAACATGAGCTCTCCTGCCCACCACTGGCCT cAACCTGCTCCTCCAGTGACGCTTCCTCAGTCCCTTCCGCCGGTCTACCAGCCACCAGCCTATCACCACCACCAG TGTGCCCCAAACCAGTGTCATTGGAATGTGGTCCAG tCGCCGATGCCCTCCAGTCCAGTCATGTTCCCCCAGCAGTCAGAATATGTGTACCAGCCTGCTGATGGAGCCCCTTTCCAGCCTCCTCTGCCTGCCATGGAGGACACCACACCAGAG TTTGTAGAGCCAACGACAGTGCAGCAGGTTTACCCATTTTATCCTCAGAGAACTGAAGGATTGACGCCGATTTTTCTGCAACATAACCCTGGAAAG AATCCGATGTTTCCGCACTCGCGGGTCCATTTGAAGCCAAAGTATCGCCGCTACATCCATCACAAGGAGTACCACTACCTGCCAGAAGCCACCGCGCCTCCAGACGCCTCTCATGTAGGCTAA
- the LOC117939653 gene encoding protein boule-like isoform X3, with protein sequence MWLWKRRTKTGSSSSTLDVLPAENHDESLTHHTPRHGTVIPNRIFVGGIDYRVNENDLRHVFSQHGAVKEVKIVIDRSGMSKGYGFVTFETQDDAMKVLHNANGICFNDKKLSIGQAVRKQQGPGQTKSVFVTMPDSAIPVPMSCGALHLTTSAGYPYTYHNGVAYFHCPNMSSPAHHWPQPAPPVTLPQSLPPVYQPPAYHHHQCAPNQCHWNVVQSPMPSSPVMFPQQSEYVYQPADGAPFQPPLPAMEDTTPEFVEPTTVQQVYPFYPQRTEGLTPIFLQHNPGKNPMFPHSRVHLKPKYRRYIHHKEYHYLPEATAPPDASHVG encoded by the exons GCAGAAAACCACGACGAGAGCCTGACCCACCACACCCCTCGCCACGGCACGGTTATCCCCAACCGGATTTTTGTCGGGGGAATTGACTACAGG GTCAATGAGAACGACCTGCGACATGTCTTCTCTCAACATGGTGCCGTCAAAGAGGTGAAGATTGTGATAGATCGCTCAGGAATGTCGAAGGG ATATGGCTTTGTTACATTTGAGACTCAAGATGATGCAATGAAAGTCCTTCATAAT GCTAATGGCATCTGTTTTAACGATAAGAAGCTGAGCATTGGTCAGGCTGTCCGCAAGCAGCAAGGTCCAGGACAAA CTAAGAGTGTTTTTGTGACCATGCCTGACTCTGCCATACCTGTGCCGATGTCCTGTGGGGCCCTGCACCTGACCACGTCTGCAGGCTATCCCTACACCTACCACAACGGAGTGGCCTACTTCCACTGCCCCAACATGAGCTCTCCTGCCCACCACTGGCCT cAACCTGCTCCTCCAGTGACGCTTCCTCAGTCCCTTCCGCCGGTCTACCAGCCACCAGCCTATCACCACCACCAG TGTGCCCCAAACCAGTGTCATTGGAATGTGGTCCAG tCGCCGATGCCCTCCAGTCCAGTCATGTTCCCCCAGCAGTCAGAATATGTGTACCAGCCTGCTGATGGAGCCCCTTTCCAGCCTCCTCTGCCTGCCATGGAGGACACCACACCAGAG TTTGTAGAGCCAACGACAGTGCAGCAGGTTTACCCATTTTATCCTCAGAGAACTGAAGGATTGACGCCGATTTTTCTGCAACATAACCCTGGAAAG AATCCGATGTTTCCGCACTCGCGGGTCCATTTGAAGCCAAAGTATCGCCGCTACATCCATCACAAGGAGTACCACTACCTGCCAGAAGCCACCGCGCCTCCAGACGCCTCTCATGTAGGCTAA